A window of the Bacillus andreraoultii genome harbors these coding sequences:
- a CDS encoding MarR family winged helix-turn-helix transcriptional regulator, whose amino-acid sequence MEKTIDEKVIAAIEKDLRYIAGLVKQKGREILSHYTVTPPQFVALQWLSEEGDMTIGELSTKMYLAFSTTTDLIDRMEKNNLVKRVKDEKDRRVVRIQLLKEGARIIDEVIKKRQHYLHEILQDFSDEEIILLQNNLNKLHKNMKG is encoded by the coding sequence TTGGAGAAAACAATTGATGAAAAAGTTATAGCTGCAATAGAAAAAGATTTACGTTATATTGCTGGTTTAGTGAAACAAAAAGGTCGAGAAATATTAAGTCATTATACCGTTACACCCCCACAGTTTGTTGCATTACAATGGCTTTCTGAAGAAGGTGACATGACGATTGGTGAACTATCTACAAAAATGTATTTAGCTTTTAGTACAACAACCGATTTAATCGATCGAATGGAAAAAAATAATTTAGTTAAGCGTGTAAAAGATGAAAAGGATCGGCGTGTCGTTCGGATTCAGCTTTTAAAAGAAGGTGCTCGAATTATTGATGAAGTTATCAAAAAACGTCAACATTACCTACATGAAATATTGCAAGATTTTAGTGATGAAGAAATTATTTTATTACAAAATAACTTAAATAAATTACATAAAAATATGAAAGGTTGA
- the racE gene encoding glutamate racemase: MSSNPIGIIDSGVGGLTVVKEMMRQLPHESIIYLGDTARCPYGPRSSEEIRKFTWEMTRFLEQYQIKMLIIACNTATAVALDEIRQSLPIPVLGVIHPGARAAIKVSKTNRIGVIGTQMTINSKAYEFALKKIRRRVTVHGLACPKLVPLVESGEWTGKLAEKVVAESIEPLKGTNIDTLILGCTHYPLLQPVIESYFEGKIKIISSGEETAREASVILDHTSMLNGSTDGPHHAFFTTGSKTMFKNIAQQWLELEEIHVETANLTSLTT, encoded by the coding sequence TTGTCATCAAATCCAATAGGCATCATAGATTCAGGAGTGGGAGGATTAACGGTAGTTAAAGAAATGATGCGTCAGTTACCCCATGAATCAATTATATACTTAGGGGATACTGCTCGTTGTCCATACGGTCCAAGATCCAGTGAAGAAATTCGAAAATTCACTTGGGAAATGACTCGTTTCCTAGAACAATATCAAATTAAAATGTTAATTATTGCTTGTAATACAGCAACAGCAGTAGCACTAGATGAAATACGTCAAAGCCTACCTATTCCTGTCTTAGGTGTCATTCATCCAGGTGCAAGGGCAGCTATAAAAGTTTCTAAAACGAATCGAATTGGGGTAATCGGAACTCAAATGACGATTAATAGTAAAGCATACGAATTTGCTTTGAAAAAAATTCGTAGACGGGTAACAGTACATGGATTGGCATGCCCAAAACTCGTTCCATTAGTAGAAAGTGGTGAGTGGACAGGAAAGTTAGCAGAAAAAGTAGTTGCTGAATCCATTGAACCATTAAAAGGGACGAATATCGATACACTTATACTCGGTTGCACGCATTATCCTTTATTACAACCTGTAATTGAGTCCTATTTTGAGGGGAAAATAAAGATAATTAGTTCAGGAGAAGAAACAGCTCGTGAAGCAAGTGTTATTCTTGATCATACTAGTATGTTAAATGGATCAACTGATGGCCCACATCATGCGTTTTTTACAACAGGTTCTAAGACAATGTTTAAAAATATAGCTCAGCAATGGTTAGAATTAGAAGAAATTCATGTTGAAACAGCAAATTTAACGAGTTTAACAACTTAA